The genomic interval ATAGACATTTTCCTTATCAGTATCCTGATTTGTCTTGTTTTTGTAAAATATCTTGCGGGAGTTTTCTATCCCCCTGATTGACTTTTTGGTGTTTTTGCTTGTCTTTACTGCACTCTTTTTTTGCCGTGTGTCTTTTTTTACTGCAGTGTTTTTTGCAAAGGCATCGGTATTAATATTAATGAATATCAGACAACAACTGACTAATAGCAATAAAAATCTCATCATGCTGCCTCATCTTTTAAAAAGTCATTAATTGGTGGTAAATCACTTAAATTTTTGAGTCCAAAATACTGCAGGAATTCTTTTGTTGTACCGTAAAGAAATGGCCTGCCCGGTGTTTCTTTTTTACCGACAATTTTGATAAGTCTCTTATCCAGCAGGCTTTTAACTGCACCATCAGAATTTACACCACGCAGTTGTTCTATTTCTAATTTAGTTATCGGCTGTTTATAAGCTATGATTGCCAGCGTTTCAAGTGCTGGAGGGGATAGCTTATTTGACTGATTTATATTCTTGAATTTTTTTACCCACATAGAAAAATCAGGATTTGTAACCATCTGATAACCATCTGCAACCTCTACTATCAGTATGCCTGAATGTTTTCCCCTATAATCTGATATTAGCTCTTCCAATAATTTTTTAATTTCAGACTCGGGCAATTCTGTTGCTTTGACAATGCTGTTAATTGTCACAGGCTCTCCAGCAACGAACAGCAGTGCCTCAATGGCTGATTTTTGTATATGCCTGTTGTCTGATGCCGATACAGATACCACTGATTCTTCCATTGCAAAAGATTATAACAAAAAATACCTTGCAATTCAAAGGAAAAGTTATTTATTATAAAAACAAGTCAAGGTTAAGGGAAATAATTAATTGATTTGTCAAAAGGAAAGAAACCATGCATAAATTTAGATCACTTGTAATAATTTTTATTGTTTTTTTATTCTTAACTTTAACATCAACATTAACCTATTCGTTTAGCAAAGCAGGTTGTGAAGGTGATTGTAAGAAATGTCATTCTTTGAGCACACAAGAAGTTAATAACATCCTGAAGAAGATGAATCTTTCTCATGCAAAGACTCTGGATATACGGTTGAGCCCTGTGAAAAGCCTCTGGGAAATACATATAGACGATAATGGCAAAAAAGGTATCTTTTATGTGGATTTTTCAAAGAAATATCTTCTGCCAGGTCCTATTATTGAGTTAGATACAGGTTCTAATAAGACCGCAGAAAGTATCCAAAAGATTCCTATAGGCCATGCAGATGTTTCGAAAATACCGCTAAATAATGCATTGGTTATGGGTAATGCTAATGCATCCAAAAAGGTGATTGTATTTACTGATCCTGATTGACCGTACTGTGGCAGACTTCATCAGGAGATGAAGAAGGTTTTAGAAAAGAGAAAGGACATAGTGTTTTATATAAAGTTATTTCCGCTTAAAATGCATAAAGATGCATACTGGAAATCTAAAAGTATTGCGTGTAATAATTCTATGAAAATGCTCGAGGACAATTTTGAAAAAAAATCAATACCTAAAGATGACTGCGATACAAAAGAGATAGATGATAATATAAAACTCGCAGAATCTCTTGGCATTACAGGCACACCTGCATTGATAATGCCCGATGGCAGGATTTATTCAGGTTTAATGCCTGCTGATAGACTCATAGAGATTATCAACAGGAGGAAATGAAAGCCGACACTTATACCTCTCCTGATATTGTTATTATTTTCCTGACAGTCTCTATTTTTCTAATATTGCTCTTTATTGTTGTGATATTTTTACCCCGCCTCTTTAAGAAGCATGAAATAAAAACAGAAAATGCGGATATGAATACTCTTGTGAATGCATTCAGTGCACTTGGAAATGAAATAAAATCCCTCAAGGACCAACTTGTGATAAAAGAAAGACTTGCTGCATTAGGAGAGGTATCAGCAGGAATAGCCCATGAATTCAGAAATCCCATGGGTGTGATAACAGGATATGCAAGACTTCTTTTAAAGAGCCTTGATGAAAATGATAAGAGAAAAGAAATTGTTCAGGGTATTCTCAAGGAAATTGAAGATATGAATCATATTATGGAAGAATTGCTTAAATTTTCAAAATCAGAACCAATAAAGAAAACTGATATAAACCTTACAAAATCTATAAGAGATGTTGTTCAGGATATTGACAGCTCAGGACATAAGATAGACTTCAAATGTAGTGAAGAGGTCTTTATAAAAGGTGATGAAATATTGTTGAAACAGGCAATAAGAAATATCATCATGAATGCTGTGGATGCAGGAAACAAAGTATGGATAGATGTAGAGCGTGAAGCACATGATATGGGGCATCAGGCAATGAATGTGGAAATTCAAAGAGATGGCGTTTATATTAATGTCATGGATAACGGGGCAGGTATTGCTGAAAAAGATATTGATAAAATATTTATGCCATTTTATACAACTAAACAAGGTGGCATAGGAATAGGCCTTGCACTTGTGCAGAAGATAGTAACAGAACATGGTGGGAATATTACTGTAAAAAGTAAAGAAGGAGAGGGCAGCACTTTCAAGGTGTTTTTGCCGATGGAGTAGAACAATTAGGTACTTATAACCATGCAAACAATCCTGATAGTTGAGGACAAAAAAAGTATGGCAGATATGCTATCCAGAACCTTCGAATCCCAAGGATTTGTTGTTAAAACCGCATATAATGTCAAGGAAGGGGTGTCTTTTCTCTCATCTGACTTGAGTGCTGTAGTTACAGACCTGAAATTGCCTGATGGAGACGGCATAGAGATTGTGAAGACAATAAAGGAAAATTATCCATTTATACCTGTGATTCTAATGACTGCATATGGAAGCATAGAAACTGCTGTAAGAGCAGTAAAAGAAGGTGCTTATGATTTTATTACAAAGCCATTTGATCCTGACCATCTTTTGTTGATAGTCAAAAGGGCAATAGACGAAAAAGGCATGGAGCGGGAAAACATTATACTAAAAAAAGAGTTTTCAAAGTTTCTCAAAATGCCAGAGATAATAGGGGTGAGCAGACACTGGAATGAGATAATGGAAGGGGTGAAAAAGATTGCCCGACTTAAGACCACTGTGTTGATACTTGGAGAGAGTGGAACAGGAAAAGAGCTTATAGCAAAAGCAATACACTACCTAAGCCCAAGGGCAAAAGAACCTTTTGTTGCTGTTAATTGTGCAGCGATTCCAAAGGACTTGATAGAGAATGAAATCTTCGGGCATGAAAAAGGTGCATTTACAGGTGCAGGTGAAACAAAGATAGGGAGATTTGAGCTTGCAAATAGAGGAACTATTTTCCTTGATGAAATAGGGGATATGGAAATGCCCTTACAGTCAAAGCTTTTGAGAGTGCTGCAGGAGAATGAATTTGAAAGAGTGGGTGGGACAAAGACAATAAAGGTTGATGTAAGAGTTATTGCAGCGAGCAATAAAAATCTTCAGAGAGAGGTTTCCGAGGGACGTTTTAGGGAAGACCTGTTTTATAGACTGAATGTGTTTCCAGTAGTTATACCGCCATTAAGGGAGAGGAGAGAAGACATTATTCCTCTTGCATGCTATTTTATTTCACAGTTTTGTCGGGATATGAATAAAAACGAGCCTTCTATTTCTATAGAGGCAGAGAGAATTCTCATGGGACATGACTGGAAAGGCAATGTAAGGGAACTAAAGAATGTGATAGAGAGGGCTGTTATCCTGTGCGATGGCGAAACCCTTTTACCCGAACATCTGAGTTTTGGTGTGGAAATGAAAGAGAAGATTGATTCAATTACTTCACTACATGAGGTTGGTGAGTCCGCAGCAAAATCTGCTGAAAAGGCACAAATAGAGGCTGTCTTGATGCAAACAAAAGGAAATAAGAGCAGGGCAGCAGAAATCTTGAAGGTCAGTTATAAGACGCTTTTGAACAAGATAAAGGAATATGACATTGGCTGATATGTAATGGACTACATATCACTATGAATTCAGTTACATAAAAACAATAAGCCTGTATTTAAAACTGCTTTGAAAATAAAAGAAAAACTCAATTTATAGCCTTATGGCATTTTAATTGCTATAATTTTTAATGGATGGGGCGTGTATGAAAAGAATAGGGCAAAAAGGCTATTCACTTGTTGAGGCGTTGGTGGTTATTGCAATTATAGCAATTGTGGCTGCGATTGCAATACCAAATCTCCAGAGATATGCTGCTAATTCAAGGCTGAAAAACGCAGCGAGGGACATTATGGGTGATATTTTTCTTTGTAGAGAAAGGGCGATATCTGAGAATGTACAATACAGAATACAATTCAATATAACTAACAATAGCTACACAATCGAACAACCTGCAGGCACAGTTATTCAAACAAAGAGTCCCTCGAGTTTTGCTGATAATATTAGGCTTATACAAAATATTCCAACTGCATGCTATGCAGGTGCGAGCACTACTTTTAATGTTACAACGGTTGACTTTCAGACACGAGGGACAATGAATCCAACAACCGGCACAATATTGTTAACAAATAATCGAGGGTCAACAGCCACTATAACTTATAACATAACAGGGAGAACACATGTGTGCTTTCTTATGCAATAAAAATGGATGGAGAGGCAACAGTGGTTTGAGTATGATAGAGGTACTTATAGCACTATTTCTGACTATGATTGGCGTTATGGCACTTATCTCTATGCAGACTCAGGGATGGTTATTATCAGGCAAGTCTGATTATCTGGGTAGGGCAGCAGAGATTTTGCATAAAGAATTAGAGACAAAAGAGGCATTAATAATGAATCCATGCAATATAGTTACAGTGGGGACATTTAATAAGAATATTTTTGCAAGTGGTTCTGCTGGAGGAGCAGGTGCAGGAGATGCAACACTTTCTATTCAGACTACTATTACTTTAATCACCACTAACACATGGCGATTAACTATCAGAGTTACATGGCCCGGTAATAATGCAGGAATAAGAGAGAGCCTCATAGTAACAAGGCAGGAATATTTCAGGTCTCCTGCAGGTTGTGCTGATAATTCACAGGCACTGAATTGGGGTGTATTATGAATATAAAAAACTCGCTGCGCATTACATATTGCTCGTTACTTAACAAAAGAGGCTTTACTCTTGTAGAAATACTATTTGCTGTGACAATTGGTTTACTCTTGTTGAGTGCCATTTATATAGCAGTCAATTCAGGACAGAGGTCATCTGTTGCCATAGAGGCAAAGACTGCTGCACAGCAAGATGTGAGGGCAGCACTTGATTTGATGGCAATGGAGATAGGCATGGCATCATATAATCCAACATTTGCTTCAAATGACTTTATATGGTCAGACCTTTCTACTACATCGGGTCAAGGCTGTGGTGTAAATGCTTCAGTAACAAACCCAACATGGAAGGGAATTGTTGAGGCATCTTCTACTTCACTTACAGTTGAAGCTGACATCAATGGAGACGGTGTTGTGGGGAGCACTAATGAACCAAATGAAGTTATAAGATATGTATATGTAATAACTGGAGGCGAGCAATATATCACAAGATGTTCTTGTTGTACTACATCTACGAATGGATCTGGTGGACAGCCTTTCTTAGGAGATTTAAGCACATCTGGAAGACCAAGGGGAGTGAGGGTTGTAAATAATGTTAACAACATGCCAATTTTTCGATATTTTGATGGTAACGGTGTAGAGATATTTCCCGATGCGAATCCGTCAGTTATTCCAAATATTCGGCGCATAGATATAACCATTGCAGTTGACACAGATAGCATTGACCCAAACACAGGGCAGAGGAGAAGGATGATTTATTCAACAAGCGTTATACCGAGAAATCATGCAATCAGTCAATAAATATAGGAGTCCAGTTATGAAGGGATTAAAAGTAAAAAATAAAAAAGGTTTTGCCATGATTGCTGCATTGCTTGCGATTTTAATGCTTACAGCAGTTGGGGTTCTTGTTTTTACTGTAACAACACGAGATATAAGGGTAAGTGCAAGGGTTACAGGTGAGAAGAAGGCACTTTCTGCTGCAGAGGCGGGCATTCATCAGGTAATACAGAATTTTGCTGTCGGAGGCACAGCCAGCAATGTACAGGTTGACACTGCCTCGGACCTTGATACAAGATATTCATATGCTATAGGGGCATCTTCAAGCGGCTGCACTCCGCCACCAGCAGGTTTTGATATTGAAAAATGGAGCGAGGATATGTATGTTGCCAATGTAACAGGAACTAACACCCGATATGGTAGCTCAGTTCAGATAGATGTGGGGATTGGTCTTTTTAAAAGTGGAACATGTGCAAAAACTACTGATTAGAAAGGAGGCATACCTATGTTTAAGATTAAGATGATAAATGCAGTTTTTTTATTTGTCATAATTCTCTGTCTTATTTTTTCAGGGAATGTTTATTCTGATGAGACTGCACTTTTTACAACTGTTGCACCTGATGCGATTATAGTCCTTGATTTATCCGGCAGCATGAACTGGAATCCTGCTGGAGGCACTGCTACCTCTACAAGCCTGCCATGCACAAGTTCATCATGCAGCCGTCTTGCTATTGCAAAAACAGCGATTTTTAATATATTGGATGACAACAACAACGGCACTATAAATAGCAGTGATGAAAGCAGCCTTAATATAAGAATCGGATATATGAGATTCAGAGATGGAAACGATACAGGTGGTAATTATGCAAGCGGCTATATTCGATTGATATGGGGAATTGGTTCGAGATATAGTCGTATATACTGTAATAACGCAACGAGTTGTACAATTACCACTAATGCAGGGGAAAGCAGCAGCGCCACATGGATAAGCGGTGAAAGGGCAAATGGAGGAACACCCCTTGCATCTGCATTAAATGAAGCAAAGCTTTATCTCGATGCCAATAAGGCATCTGATTCTGCCGGAGCCTGCAGACAGAAATTTGTCATACTTATTACAGATGGTGCAGATACCTATGCATGCAGCGGGGATGGTTCAGAAAATCAATCCGATATGTACAAAAGGAGAAGGGAGACAGTTGCAAAGGCAAAGGCACTGGCAGATGCTGGATATAAGGTCTTTGTAATCGGTTTTGGCGCAGATATGCCCACCTGTCTCAAAAGGACACTTAACTGGGCGGCTTATTATGGTGGTACTGATAATCCACTTCAGGCAAATTCTGGGAGCACAAGTGGATATAATATTCCTGAGGGCAGTCTTTATCCATCTGGCGTATCAAGCTGTTCTACAGATTCAACGAGTGTTAGCAGCAACATATGTGGTAAGGGTGGGGGAACTGGTGATAGAGTGGCAAACTCCAATGACCCTGCTACTGCTCCACTTGATGGATATGCCTTTTTAGCAACAAATGCTGATGAATTAACTACTGCTTTGCGACAGGCAGTAAATATTATTAGAGAGGCAAACTATGCATTTTCAGCAGGAGCAGTTGCATCAACACGGACACAGGATGAGAATCATATTTATGAGGCATCGTTTCAGCCTGTTAATAACGATCCATTCTGGCTTGGACATTTAAAGAAATATACCATAAATGCTGATGGCAGTGTTGGCAGTGCTGTATGGGATGCTGGAACTCAGCTACAGGCAAAGTCCGCTGCAAGCAGGAATATTTACACATATAAATCAGGCTCAATGGTAGTCTTTAATACAGCCAATATCACAACAACAGATCTTGGGGTTTCAACTTCTGCAGAAAGGGATGCTATTGTTGGATATATCAGAGGTGAAACTACATATAATCAAGATAACTGGAAACTTGGTGATATATTTCGTTCAAATCCTGTTTTAATAGGAACCCCGCTAACATATTTCAGTGACTTCAGGGATGTAAATAATGCCTTTTCCACATTCAGGACAAATAATCAAAGGACATCTTCAAATGGATTGATGATTGCTGCTGCGGGTGCAAATGATGGGCAGTTCCATGCCTTTAAGACATCAGACGGATCAGAGGCATGGAGCTTTATACCACCTAATCTTTTGCCAAAATTAAAACTGATAGCACACACTACCCATCCAACAGGACTTACACATCAGTATTTTGTTGATGGTCCTGTGACATATGCTGATGTGTGGCTCGGCACAGGTGATGGAACCAGCAAGAGTGCTAACGACTGGAAGACCCTTGTTGTATTTGCAGAGGGCAGAGGTGCTATTTCATATTTATGGAGTTCATCGGACTCATGCGACTCTGGATTTAACTCGACATATACATCAACATACAAATATTATTGCGGGTATCATGCACTGGATGTTACGAATACATTGAGTCCATTATACAACTGGAATATTGTTCCGTCTTCAACAAATGCCCCATATTTAGGCGAGCCGTGGAGCAAGATGTCCATAGGAAGAGTAAAGATCAGTGGCAACGAGAAATGGGTTGGTTTTATCGGAGGTGGTTATAATGCGTCTGACTGTGCAGGTGGTGGAAGTTGTGATACAAGAGGAAAGGGATTTTATGTAATAGATATGAGTGATGGAAGTGTCTTATGGAGCTATACAAGGGCTAATAATTCAAGCATGAATTACAGTCTCCCAGCACCACCTGCTGCATTGGATACAGACAATGATGGATTTATTGATACAGTTTATATTGGAGATTTAGGTGGGAATATGTGGAGATTTAAACTTTGCTCATCAAGTGATAATAGCTCATGCAATACTTCAACATGGACATCGAGAGCAGGATTTCTGTTTCAGGCATCTTCAGGTGTAATAAGACCTATTTATACAAAGGCTGTTGCTGCAAAAGACGTGAGTGGTAACATGTGGGTGTACTGGGGCACAGGTGATAAAACTGACCCTACATCATCATCAGCACAGGAAAAGTTTTATGCCTTAAAAGATGGTGGAGATAGCTATAGTATTAATGACATGGAAAATTTGACTGCATCTGGAAGCACATATAGCGGCGTTAAACAGGGCTGGTATATAAATCTTGCTGGAAGCGGTGAAAAGATACTGGCAGAACCTGCTGTTTTTGGTGGTGTTGTTTATTTTACTACTTACACACCTGCTACAGGGGGAAACGTATGTGAGCAGGCAGGAACTCCAAAACTTTATGCAGTAGGCTATACAAGTGGCGCTGGAGCATTAACAGGTGGTACAAGGGCTACTACACTGCCCGGCGTAGGCATACCCTCTGCTCCAATTATTTCACTGAGACCTGATTCCGGAACACCTGACCTTTATGTAACTACAAGTGGAGGTGCAGGGACAGATGCAAATACAGGGAAACCGCCAGGTGTTAATCCACAAGGACTTTCACAGACGAGAAATATAAAATACTGGAGAGATAGGAGATTACAATAAGACAAAAATTGTCTACAACAAAAATAAAGAAGACAAAGAAACAAAGGCAAGGTTATGTCTATATATTGCTTGGTATTATAGCTCTATCCCTGCTTTTTTATCTTTTTTTACGAAAACCTGTTGACAAAAAAATGAGTGTAGGAGAACCTCCTAAATCTTCTCCGTCTATTTTAGAGATAATTGCAGGAAAAGATACTGGTAAAGGTATGCCTGCACGCGTTTTAGAAGAGATAAAACCTTCTATTATAAAATCCGTAAGATTTACTCCTGAAGATCCTAATATTCTTGACAGCATAAAGGCAGAGGTATCAACTGACTACGATCATGGAAATATTATTTATGAATATCTGTGGGAAATAAATAATAAACTTGTGACAGATATTAAAGGTGATACTTTACCAGCGGGAATATTTAAAAAAGGCGATGCCATCAGGGTTTTTGTTACACCTTTTGTAGATGGGATTAAAGGGCATACTTACGAAAGCAGATTTGTAGTCATTCATAGCGCTCCGCCATCTCTGGACTTGATAGAAACAAAGCAGAAACTGAATAATACAATTGAACTACAACTCGTAAGTAAAGATCCAGACAATGATAAAGTGACTTTCTCTCTTGAAGAACCAGTGATCAAAGGAATGAGCATTGATAAAGAAACAGGTAAAATAATATATAAACCTGAAAAGAAAGAAAAAGGAACTTACAAATTCAGGGCATCAGCTACTGATATAGACGGAGCAAAGATAACAAAGACTTTTGAATTCAAGATAGATTGAGTTAAATGGTAGGCACGAGGGGTATCGAACCCCTGACCTCTACCGTGTCAAGGTAGCGCTCTCCCACTGAGCTACGCGCCTACATAATTAAGATATTCATTAAAACCAAAAAGGCATGTTTTTGTCAACTATACCCAGTACCGAGTAAGAAAAAAGCTAACAGCAATATTTGTTTATTATACTAATTTTCAAAAGAGGATTCCGTAAAGGGAACAAAGTTACCATTACAGTTAAAATGCTTGAATGAAGACATGTTTGCATGGTATGATTTGAACAAATGATTATTTTATTGGTCATAATGTTTGTATTATTTTCAGGATTAGAATCAGGTGCCGATATTTATAAATATATGGCGAACGACGGGACAATATGTTTCACCAATGTGCCGATGGACAGAAATGGCAGTATTGTGATGAAAGAAAAAAGGTCTTATCAAAAATCTAATAGAGACTACAGTAATGTTTATGTTGATAAAGAAAGTTTTCATAATATTGCAGAAGAAAAAGCGAGGCGGCATAATATCGACCCGCGGCTTGTAAAGGCTGTAATAAAGGTTGAATCCAATTGGAATCCTAATGCTGTCTCTCCAAAAGGTGCACAAGGTCTTATGCAATTGATGCCTTCAACTGCGTCTATTATGGGTATCAATGATCCATTTAATCCTGATGCAAATATAGAGGGTGGAGTGCGATATCTTAAATACTTACTTCGTAAGTTTAATGGTAATATTAGTCTTGCACTTGCTGCATACAATGCAGGACCAAAGCTAGTGGAGAGAATAAAAAGCGTACCACCTATTCCTGAAACTATTACATATGTTAAACAGGTTATTAATTACTACTTGAGAAGCAATGGATCAATAGTAAATACAGATTTTCCTGAAATAAAAAGCAGGGAAGTAAAAAGAGATCCAAGAATTCAAAAAATAGTGTTAAAAAATGGCACGGTGCTTTTTACCAATTCATATTTTGTTATTTTATACGAATAATAAGAATCCTAAATCCAGCGATAGGAA from Dissulfurispira thermophila carries:
- the scpB gene encoding SMC-Scp complex subunit ScpB, with the protein product MEESVVSVSASDNRHIQKSAIEALLFVAGEPVTINSIVKATELPESEIKKLLEELISDYRGKHSGILIVEVADGYQMVTNPDFSMWVKKFKNINQSNKLSPPALETLAIIAYKQPITKLEIEQLRGVNSDGAVKSLLDKRLIKIVGKKETPGRPFLYGTTKEFLQYFGLKNLSDLPPINDFLKDEAA
- a CDS encoding disulfide isomerase DsbC N-terminal domain-containing protein; translated protein: MHKFRSLVIIFIVFLFLTLTSTLTYSFSKAGCEGDCKKCHSLSTQEVNNILKKMNLSHAKTLDIRLSPVKSLWEIHIDDNGKKGIFYVDFSKKYLLPGPIIELDTGSNKTAESIQKIPIGHADVSKIPLNNALVMGNANASKKVIVFTDPD
- a CDS encoding sensor histidine kinase, producing MKADTYTSPDIVIIFLTVSIFLILLFIVVIFLPRLFKKHEIKTENADMNTLVNAFSALGNEIKSLKDQLVIKERLAALGEVSAGIAHEFRNPMGVITGYARLLLKSLDENDKRKEIVQGILKEIEDMNHIMEELLKFSKSEPIKKTDINLTKSIRDVVQDIDSSGHKIDFKCSEEVFIKGDEILLKQAIRNIIMNAVDAGNKVWIDVEREAHDMGHQAMNVEIQRDGVYINVMDNGAGIAEKDIDKIFMPFYTTKQGGIGIGLALVQKIVTEHGGNITVKSKEGEGSTFKVFLPME
- a CDS encoding sigma-54-dependent transcriptional regulator, translated to MQTILIVEDKKSMADMLSRTFESQGFVVKTAYNVKEGVSFLSSDLSAVVTDLKLPDGDGIEIVKTIKENYPFIPVILMTAYGSIETAVRAVKEGAYDFITKPFDPDHLLLIVKRAIDEKGMERENIILKKEFSKFLKMPEIIGVSRHWNEIMEGVKKIARLKTTVLILGESGTGKELIAKAIHYLSPRAKEPFVAVNCAAIPKDLIENEIFGHEKGAFTGAGETKIGRFELANRGTIFLDEIGDMEMPLQSKLLRVLQENEFERVGGTKTIKVDVRVIAASNKNLQREVSEGRFREDLFYRLNVFPVVIPPLRERREDIIPLACYFISQFCRDMNKNEPSISIEAERILMGHDWKGNVRELKNVIERAVILCDGETLLPEHLSFGVEMKEKIDSITSLHEVGESAAKSAEKAQIEAVLMQTKGNKSRAAEILKVSYKTLLNKIKEYDIG
- a CDS encoding GspH/FimT family protein → MKRIGQKGYSLVEALVVIAIIAIVAAIAIPNLQRYAANSRLKNAARDIMGDIFLCRERAISENVQYRIQFNITNNSYTIEQPAGTVIQTKSPSSFADNIRLIQNIPTACYAGASTTFNVTTVDFQTRGTMNPTTGTILLTNNRGSTATITYNITGRTHVCFLMQ
- a CDS encoding type IV pilus modification PilV family protein; protein product: MCAFLCNKNGWRGNSGLSMIEVLIALFLTMIGVMALISMQTQGWLLSGKSDYLGRAAEILHKELETKEALIMNPCNIVTVGTFNKNIFASGSAGGAGAGDATLSIQTTITLITTNTWRLTIRVTWPGNNAGIRESLIVTRQEYFRSPAGCADNSQALNWGVL
- a CDS encoding PilW family protein, which gives rise to MNIKNSLRITYCSLLNKRGFTLVEILFAVTIGLLLLSAIYIAVNSGQRSSVAIEAKTAAQQDVRAALDLMAMEIGMASYNPTFASNDFIWSDLSTTSGQGCGVNASVTNPTWKGIVEASSTSLTVEADINGDGVVGSTNEPNEVIRYVYVITGGEQYITRCSCCTTSTNGSGGQPFLGDLSTSGRPRGVRVVNNVNNMPIFRYFDGNGVEIFPDANPSVIPNIRRIDITIAVDTDSIDPNTGQRRRMIYSTSVIPRNHAISQ
- a CDS encoding pilus assembly protein codes for the protein MFKIKMINAVFLFVIILCLIFSGNVYSDETALFTTVAPDAIIVLDLSGSMNWNPAGGTATSTSLPCTSSSCSRLAIAKTAIFNILDDNNNGTINSSDESSLNIRIGYMRFRDGNDTGGNYASGYIRLIWGIGSRYSRIYCNNATSCTITTNAGESSSATWISGERANGGTPLASALNEAKLYLDANKASDSAGACRQKFVILITDGADTYACSGDGSENQSDMYKRRRETVAKAKALADAGYKVFVIGFGADMPTCLKRTLNWAAYYGGTDNPLQANSGSTSGYNIPEGSLYPSGVSSCSTDSTSVSSNICGKGGGTGDRVANSNDPATAPLDGYAFLATNADELTTALRQAVNIIREANYAFSAGAVASTRTQDENHIYEASFQPVNNDPFWLGHLKKYTINADGSVGSAVWDAGTQLQAKSAASRNIYTYKSGSMVVFNTANITTTDLGVSTSAERDAIVGYIRGETTYNQDNWKLGDIFRSNPVLIGTPLTYFSDFRDVNNAFSTFRTNNQRTSSNGLMIAAAGANDGQFHAFKTSDGSEAWSFIPPNLLPKLKLIAHTTHPTGLTHQYFVDGPVTYADVWLGTGDGTSKSANDWKTLVVFAEGRGAISYLWSSSDSCDSGFNSTYTSTYKYYCGYHALDVTNTLSPLYNWNIVPSSTNAPYLGEPWSKMSIGRVKISGNEKWVGFIGGGYNASDCAGGGSCDTRGKGFYVIDMSDGSVLWSYTRANNSSMNYSLPAPPAALDTDNDGFIDTVYIGDLGGNMWRFKLCSSSDNSSCNTSTWTSRAGFLFQASSGVIRPIYTKAVAAKDVSGNMWVYWGTGDKTDPTSSSAQEKFYALKDGGDSYSINDMENLTASGSTYSGVKQGWYINLAGSGEKILAEPAVFGGVVYFTTYTPATGGNVCEQAGTPKLYAVGYTSGAGALTGGTRATTLPGVGIPSAPIISLRPDSGTPDLYVTTSGGAGTDANTGKPPGVNPQGLSQTRNIKYWRDRRLQ
- a CDS encoding Ig domain-containing protein, which translates into the protein MSTTKIKKTKKQRQGYVYILLGIIALSLLFYLFLRKPVDKKMSVGEPPKSSPSILEIIAGKDTGKGMPARVLEEIKPSIIKSVRFTPEDPNILDSIKAEVSTDYDHGNIIYEYLWEINNKLVTDIKGDTLPAGIFKKGDAIRVFVTPFVDGIKGHTYESRFVVIHSAPPSLDLIETKQKLNNTIELQLVSKDPDNDKVTFSLEEPVIKGMSIDKETGKIIYKPEKKEKGTYKFRASATDIDGAKITKTFEFKID
- a CDS encoding lytic transglycosylase domain-containing protein, translating into MIILLVIMFVLFSGLESGADIYKYMANDGTICFTNVPMDRNGSIVMKEKRSYQKSNRDYSNVYVDKESFHNIAEEKARRHNIDPRLVKAVIKVESNWNPNAVSPKGAQGLMQLMPSTASIMGINDPFNPDANIEGGVRYLKYLLRKFNGNISLALAAYNAGPKLVERIKSVPPIPETITYVKQVINYYLRSNGSIVNTDFPEIKSREVKRDPRIQKIVLKNGTVLFTNSYFVILYE